The proteins below are encoded in one region of candidate division KSB1 bacterium:
- a CDS encoding GH1 family beta-glucosidase, whose amino-acid sequence MTPFPTSFVWGAAAASYQIEGAAFAEGKGLSVWDVFCRQPGNIWQGDTGEVACDHYHRYQEDVDLMKELGLRAYRFSISWPRVLPEGVGAVNERGLDFYDRLVDALLAAGIEPWVTLFHWDYPHAVFRRGGWLHPDSSEWFAAYVQVVVDRLSDRVRWWMPQNEPQCFIGLGHLTGEHAPGLRLPLADVLQAAHHSLLGHGKAVQVIRSRAKLNPSIGTALVGVVKVPATDRPEDIAAAREATFAITERNCMNNTWFADPLLRGAYPDDGLRLFVDALPQVRAADLETMCQKLDFYGVNIYFGEVVRAGDDGSWELEPPPTGQPLTTMGWPVTPAALYWGPKFFNERYGLPIAVTENGMANCDWVALDGRVHDPQRIDFLTRYLRAYGRAIGEGVPGIAYFVWSIMDNFEWAHGYKQRFGLVYVDYGTQRRVIKDSGYWYRDVIRSGGRCLYATGGNSFGGSADWSPQLRG is encoded by the coding sequence ATGACACCGTTCCCGACATCGTTTGTGTGGGGAGCGGCGGCAGCAAGCTACCAGATCGAAGGCGCGGCTTTTGCGGAAGGAAAGGGCCTTTCGGTGTGGGATGTGTTCTGCCGCCAACCGGGCAATATCTGGCAGGGCGATACTGGCGAGGTCGCTTGTGACCATTACCACCGGTACCAGGAAGACGTTGACCTGATGAAGGAGCTGGGCCTGCGGGCTTACCGTTTCTCAATCTCCTGGCCCCGAGTACTGCCCGAGGGGGTGGGCGCGGTTAACGAGCGAGGTCTGGATTTCTATGACCGCCTGGTCGACGCGTTGCTTGCCGCTGGTATCGAGCCGTGGGTAACGCTGTTCCACTGGGACTACCCTCACGCCGTGTTTCGGCGCGGAGGGTGGTTGCATCCGGACAGCAGCGAGTGGTTTGCTGCCTACGTGCAGGTGGTGGTAGACCGCCTTTCCGACCGTGTTCGGTGGTGGATGCCGCAGAACGAGCCGCAGTGCTTCATCGGCCTGGGGCATCTGACTGGTGAGCATGCCCCAGGCCTTCGTCTGCCTCTTGCCGACGTGTTGCAGGCGGCGCACCACTCGCTTTTGGGGCATGGCAAGGCCGTACAGGTCATCCGCAGCCGAGCCAAACTCAACCCCTCAATCGGGACTGCATTAGTGGGCGTGGTCAAGGTACCGGCCACTGACCGCCCGGAAGACATTGCTGCCGCCAGAGAGGCCACATTCGCCATCACCGAAAGAAACTGCATGAACAATACCTGGTTTGCCGACCCGCTCCTGCGCGGTGCCTATCCGGACGATGGGTTGCGGCTCTTTGTCGATGCCCTTCCCCAAGTCAGGGCTGCAGACCTGGAGACCATGTGCCAAAAGCTGGATTTCTACGGGGTGAACATCTATTTCGGTGAAGTGGTACGGGCGGGCGACGATGGTTCTTGGGAGCTCGAGCCACCACCTACAGGCCAGCCTCTGACAACCATGGGCTGGCCGGTCACCCCAGCGGCGTTGTACTGGGGGCCAAAGTTTTTCAATGAACGGTACGGCCTTCCCATTGCGGTCACGGAAAACGGCATGGCGAATTGCGATTGGGTCGCCCTCGATGGCAGAGTTCATGACCCGCAGCGCATCGACTTTCTCACGCGGTACTTGCGAGCCTACGGTCGGGCCATCGGCGAAGGCGTTCCGGGGATTGCCTACTTTGTGTGGTCTATTATGGATAACTTCGAATGGGCGCACGGCTACAAACAACGCTTCGGGTTGGTGTACGTGGACTACGGTACCCAGCGGCGCGTCATCAAGGATTCCGGGTACTGGTATCGGGATGTGATTCGCTCCGGCGGTCGATGCCTTTATGCGACTGGGGGCAATTCGTTCGGGGGTTCGGCCGACTGGTCGCCTCAGCTCCGAGGTTGA
- the rhaI gene encoding L-rhamnose isomerase, producing MHAGFDERSYRCVTERLRDRGVDVESVEAKAMALCVETPSWGYADSGTRFKVFRQPGVPRTIYEKLQDAAEVHRLTGIAPRVAIHIPWDQVDDFAALAAHARSLGIAIGAVNPNLFEDDEYKFGSVTNVSPAVRRKAVAHMKECIKIAQEVGSTLFTPWFADGTNYPGQGDFRQRKRWLEECLREVYDAMPDTMTMAIEYKFFEPAFYHTDVADWGAAYILATKLGPRAKVLVDLGHHPLGTNIEYIVAMLLEEGRLGGFHFNSKKYADDDMTVGSHSPYELFLIFNELVKEEVKKGGTQAVAYMIDQSHAIKPKIEAMIQSLMQVQATYCKALLVDRQALVEAQLKSDVVAAEMILREAFETDVRPLLAHARIERGLPADPLQAYRESGYFERIVRERSVH from the coding sequence ATGCACGCTGGCTTTGACGAGCGCAGTTATCGTTGTGTAACGGAGCGCCTCCGCGACCGCGGCGTCGACGTGGAGAGCGTAGAAGCTAAGGCCATGGCTCTCTGTGTGGAGACACCTTCCTGGGGCTATGCGGACAGTGGTACGCGTTTTAAGGTCTTTCGCCAGCCTGGTGTGCCACGCACCATTTACGAGAAGCTCCAGGACGCCGCCGAGGTGCATCGCCTCACCGGCATCGCGCCGCGCGTCGCCATCCATATCCCCTGGGACCAGGTGGACGATTTCGCTGCACTTGCAGCGCATGCTCGCTCTTTGGGAATCGCAATTGGGGCTGTGAACCCGAATCTCTTTGAGGACGATGAGTACAAGTTCGGCAGCGTGACCAACGTCTCGCCTGCGGTGCGACGGAAGGCCGTAGCCCACATGAAGGAGTGCATCAAGATCGCGCAGGAAGTTGGCTCCACCTTGTTCACGCCCTGGTTTGCCGACGGCACCAATTACCCTGGCCAGGGAGATTTTCGCCAGCGCAAGCGCTGGTTGGAAGAGTGTCTGCGCGAAGTGTATGACGCCATGCCTGACACCATGACCATGGCCATCGAGTACAAGTTTTTCGAGCCGGCCTTTTATCACACGGACGTAGCTGATTGGGGCGCCGCTTACATATTGGCCACCAAGCTGGGACCGCGCGCCAAAGTGCTGGTTGACCTTGGTCATCATCCGTTAGGTACCAACATCGAGTACATCGTGGCGATGTTGCTGGAAGAGGGGCGGCTCGGGGGCTTTCATTTCAACAGCAAGAAGTACGCGGATGATGACATGACAGTCGGCTCTCATTCCCCTTACGAACTATTCTTGATCTTCAATGAACTGGTCAAAGAAGAAGTGAAAAAGGGGGGGACCCAGGCGGTGGCTTACATGATCGATCAAAGTCATGCGATCAAGCCGAAAATTGAGGCGATGATCCAGTCGCTGATGCAAGTGCAAGCCACGTACTGCAAGGCGTTGTTGGTGGACCGCCAGGCGTTGGTCGAGGCGCAACTCAAGTCTGACGTGGTTGCTGCCGAAATGATACTTAGAGAGGCCTTTGAGACCGACGTCAGGCCATTGCTGGCACATGCAAGGATCGAACGTGGCCTGCCGGCTGATCCGCTGCAGGCCTATCGTGAGAGCGGCTATTTCGAACGCATCGTCCGCGAGCGGAGCGTTCATTGA
- a CDS encoding creatininase family protein encodes MLRPLLTQLEELTARDLAQALEQSRRTCVVACGVLEKHGPHLPLGTDLLNAREIALRAAQQEYVVVFPPFYFGQIFEAKHQPGTIAYSARLIWEALQETCDELARNGFRKIVLLNGHGGNNAFLKFFCQAQLAQEHDYVVYLFLPSDPPERGKAMSAKRRTEFDFHAGELETSLLMAHRPELVRHECAELESGKDLRRLEHLSDTFTGIWWYARFPHHYAGDARPASGSLGEALLQEYVLQFVRMLRAVKQDQTAPRLQREFYRRVNRGFGKPRK; translated from the coding sequence GTGCTCAGACCACTGTTAACGCAGCTTGAGGAGTTGACCGCGAGAGATTTGGCGCAGGCGCTTGAACAATCGCGTCGCACCTGTGTGGTGGCTTGCGGCGTCTTGGAGAAACATGGTCCCCATCTCCCCCTTGGCACAGACCTGCTCAACGCACGGGAGATCGCCTTACGCGCGGCGCAGCAGGAGTACGTGGTCGTCTTTCCGCCTTTCTATTTCGGGCAGATCTTTGAGGCCAAACACCAGCCAGGGACTATCGCCTATAGCGCCCGGCTGATTTGGGAAGCACTCCAGGAAACTTGTGATGAGCTGGCGCGCAATGGCTTCCGAAAAATTGTTCTTCTCAACGGACACGGCGGCAATAATGCCTTCCTGAAGTTTTTTTGCCAGGCCCAACTGGCCCAGGAACATGACTATGTGGTCTACCTGTTCCTCCCCTCAGACCCTCCTGAACGGGGCAAGGCGATGAGCGCCAAGCGCCGGACCGAGTTCGATTTCCACGCCGGCGAACTTGAGACCTCTCTGCTCATGGCCCATCGTCCGGAACTGGTGCGCCATGAGTGCGCTGAGTTGGAATCTGGCAAGGACCTTCGGCGCTTAGAGCATCTCAGCGACACGTTCACCGGGATCTGGTGGTACGCCCGATTCCCACATCACTACGCCGGTGATGCCCGGCCAGCAAGTGGCTCTCTTGGCGAAGCACTCCTGCAAGAATACGTCCTGCAGTTCGTCCGCATGCTGCGGGCCGTAAAGCAGGACCAGACCGCACCCAGATTGCAGAGAGAGTTCTACAGGAGAGTCAACAGGGGGTTCGGCAAGCCCCGCAAATAG
- a CDS encoding sugar kinase, producing the protein MDLKLRPREECEFDLLALGEVMLRLDPGEGRIHTTRWFRVWEGGGEYNVARGLRRCFGMRTAVATAFADNGVGRLIEDLILQGGVDTSLIKWVPYDGIGRTVRNGLNFTERGFGVRGAVGVSDRGNTAASQLKKGDFDWDEIFGKRGVRWFHTGGIFAALSETTPEVIMEAMNAARHYGTVISYDLNYRPSLWKAIGGQERARQVNRSLAPLVDVMIGNEEDFTAALGFEVEGVDQTYSALDVKNFKRMIERVVKEYPNFRVVATTLRAVKTATINDWGAVCWAEGAFYEATPRPNLEILDRVGGGDSFASGLIYGLMTTGDPQKAVEYGAAHGALAMTTPGDTSMATLKEVEKLMAGGGARVER; encoded by the coding sequence ATGGACTTGAAGCTTCGACCTCGGGAAGAGTGTGAGTTTGACTTGTTGGCACTGGGTGAAGTGATGCTGCGCCTTGACCCAGGAGAGGGGCGTATTCACACGACGCGATGGTTCCGGGTGTGGGAGGGCGGCGGTGAATACAACGTGGCTCGCGGACTGCGTCGGTGTTTTGGGATGCGTACCGCTGTGGCCACCGCCTTTGCCGATAACGGGGTGGGAAGACTCATCGAGGACCTGATTTTGCAGGGTGGTGTGGACACGTCGCTCATCAAATGGGTGCCATATGATGGCATCGGCCGGACAGTGCGCAACGGGCTCAATTTCACCGAACGCGGTTTTGGGGTACGTGGCGCGGTGGGGGTCTCCGACCGGGGCAATACAGCCGCTTCCCAATTGAAGAAAGGCGACTTTGACTGGGATGAGATCTTTGGCAAGCGAGGGGTGCGCTGGTTTCATACGGGAGGCATTTTTGCCGCCCTCTCCGAGACCACACCCGAGGTGATCATGGAAGCCATGAACGCCGCCCGCCACTATGGGACGGTGATTTCCTATGACCTGAACTACCGTCCCTCCCTGTGGAAAGCTATCGGCGGCCAAGAGCGGGCCCGGCAGGTGAACCGAAGCCTAGCGCCACTGGTGGATGTGATGATTGGCAACGAAGAGGACTTTACCGCGGCATTGGGTTTTGAAGTGGAGGGCGTCGACCAAACATACTCCGCCCTCGATGTGAAGAATTTCAAGCGCATGATTGAGAGGGTGGTCAAGGAGTACCCGAATTTTAGGGTGGTAGCCACCACCCTGCGCGCAGTGAAGACGGCCACGATCAATGACTGGGGCGCAGTGTGTTGGGCTGAGGGTGCATTCTATGAAGCAACCCCACGTCCGAACCTGGAAATCCTGGACAGAGTGGGTGGGGGCGATAGCTTTGCATCCGGACTGATCTATGGGCTGATGACTACCGGTGACCCCCAGAAGGCAGTGGAGTACGGTGCCGCCCATGGTGCGTTGGCAATGACCACGCCCGGTGACACCTCTATGGCCACTCTCAAGGAGGTGGAAAAGCTGATGGCTGGGGGCGGCGCGCGCGTGGAGCGCTAG
- a CDS encoding T9SS type A sorting domain-containing protein, translated as MSSITVKRWKRAVLSTLLVLPLATCLAQVTQIGAIDVLGGINAGTIVATTQPELVYGALDKIFDGNGFTSGGVQNSATLTVTLLFDSALVLKGSKVFFWMEGLWSLEAAGQPEDLLNRSGSYQLLVDRRACHFFTWDSVSFSSERVRVVRLSGRNTQSDSSYAILGEWVLYSGRTLVGLRIVPSDFKMVPGTSLQVTAKTVDSEGRVWPYTFPTPVAWSSSNPDVAYVGEMGDVHAVAVGSCDIVGTSGPLTGTTRCTVVEDFVAEKVQPMVLPVAVVLQDQIIDKVNKRRIHQVRGWADPLVLVYQLVEEFYQCSDGVIQYQIVEIHDDVQCFSRLDGKFMSLDTLAYYFGPGGRLYGRTTPGTLQYMAEIEDRVKFDYAAMIDYHHFDQKRNEGRITEVWVYTFPFGGMWESQLIGPGAFWYNSPPMNHPGLRRLLPVMGWNYERGIAEALESYGHRSESALAHTYGRWDPNASSPNNWEIYTTIDKIKPGQAHVGNIHYPPNGMSDYDFGNHRYVTTYADNWKRYPILLDQTRVINCSEWGCSHLGYMRWWYSHLPRFVGVTDGILNNWWHYIVDYEGAVEEAARQSSGVQEGQGSGLPKRYFLGQNYPNPFNARTLIPFSLAHGDRVRLKVYDALGREVAVLVDEVRAPGTYTVTLDGTALPSGIFFYELVAGSERQVHKCLLLR; from the coding sequence ATGAGTTCTATAACGGTGAAAAGGTGGAAGCGTGCAGTCTTGTCCACGCTTCTGGTGTTGCCGTTGGCAACCTGCCTGGCACAGGTCACACAGATTGGGGCCATTGACGTGCTGGGCGGCATCAATGCCGGCACGATTGTAGCGACAACCCAGCCGGAGCTAGTGTATGGAGCTCTGGACAAGATCTTTGACGGGAACGGTTTTACCAGCGGCGGCGTGCAAAACTCCGCAACGCTGACCGTGACGCTTCTCTTTGACAGCGCCCTTGTACTCAAGGGGAGCAAAGTCTTTTTCTGGATGGAGGGGCTTTGGTCGTTGGAAGCAGCAGGGCAGCCAGAGGACTTGCTCAATCGCAGCGGTTCGTACCAGCTGCTGGTGGACAGGCGGGCGTGCCATTTTTTCACCTGGGACTCTGTGTCCTTTTCGAGCGAGCGTGTGCGGGTGGTACGCCTTAGCGGGAGGAACACCCAGAGTGACAGCAGCTACGCAATCCTCGGCGAATGGGTGCTGTACAGCGGGCGCACGCTTGTCGGGCTCAGGATTGTCCCCTCGGACTTCAAGATGGTGCCTGGCACGAGCCTGCAGGTGACGGCCAAGACTGTTGACAGCGAAGGCAGGGTGTGGCCATATACTTTTCCGACCCCTGTGGCATGGAGCTCCTCCAATCCGGACGTGGCCTACGTGGGGGAAATGGGCGATGTGCACGCGGTCGCCGTGGGCAGTTGCGACATCGTAGGCACCAGCGGGCCCCTCACCGGCACCACACGTTGCACGGTGGTGGAGGACTTTGTCGCTGAGAAGGTCCAACCGATGGTCCTGCCTGTTGCGGTAGTGCTCCAAGACCAGATCATCGACAAAGTCAACAAGAGGCGCATCCACCAGGTCCGAGGATGGGCAGACCCATTAGTCCTGGTGTACCAGCTGGTGGAGGAGTTCTACCAGTGCAGCGACGGTGTGATTCAATACCAGATCGTGGAGATCCACGACGACGTGCAATGCTTCTCGCGTCTGGATGGGAAATTCATGTCGCTGGACACTCTTGCCTACTATTTTGGTCCGGGCGGAAGGCTCTACGGCAGGACCACGCCAGGTACTTTGCAGTACATGGCAGAGATCGAAGATCGTGTCAAGTTCGATTACGCGGCCATGATTGATTACCATCACTTTGACCAGAAAAGGAATGAGGGACGCATCACCGAGGTGTGGGTCTACACGTTCCCCTTCGGTGGGATGTGGGAGTCGCAGCTCATAGGGCCAGGAGCTTTTTGGTATAACTCGCCGCCCATGAACCACCCGGGCTTGCGGCGTTTGTTGCCGGTGATGGGCTGGAACTATGAGCGCGGCATTGCTGAAGCCCTGGAAAGCTACGGCCATCGCTCAGAAAGCGCCCTGGCACACACTTACGGGCGGTGGGATCCCAATGCTTCTTCCCCCAACAATTGGGAGATCTACACCACCATCGACAAAATCAAACCGGGCCAGGCTCATGTGGGTAACATCCACTATCCACCAAATGGCATGAGTGACTATGATTTTGGTAATCATCGCTATGTCACCACCTACGCTGACAACTGGAAGCGCTATCCCATTCTCCTGGACCAGACGCGGGTGATCAACTGCTCGGAATGGGGCTGCTCGCACTTGGGGTACATGCGCTGGTGGTACAGCCATCTGCCGCGCTTTGTCGGGGTCACGGACGGGATTCTTAACAACTGGTGGCACTACATTGTGGATTACGAGGGCGCGGTAGAGGAGGCAGCGCGCCAGAGCAGTGGTGTCCAGGAGGGCCAAGGTAGTGGTCTCCCCAAGAGATACTTTCTGGGGCAGAACTATCCAAACCCTTTCAACGCTCGGACCCTTATTCCGTTTTCCCTGGCCCACGGTGACAGAGTGAGATTGAAGGTTTACGACGCCTTGGGCAGAGAGGTGGCGGTCCTGGTCGACGAAGTGAGGGCTCCTGGTACCTACACCGTCACATTGGATGGGACGGCACTACCTTCTGGTATCTTCTTCTATGAACTTGTCGCGGGCAGCGAGAGACAAGTGCACAAATGCCTCCTTCTCCGCTGA
- the larA gene encoding nickel-dependent lactate racemase produces MKGTEEIRLHYGREGLLARVPASNLIKVARTKPVPPLADPITVLKEGLANPISAGSLSELSKGKKSACVVICDVTRPVPNKLLLPPILQAIEEAGVPREKITVLIATGTHRPVTGAELKELVGDAVACSYRVVNHNSSAEEEHEYLGRTVGGTEIWVDARYVRSDLKVIVGFVEPHLMAGFSGGRKLIVPGIAGDRTMRVVHGARMMAHPLCREGVIDGNPFHQEALEIAQRVGVDFSVNVALDEARRLTGIFCGGLVEAHAEAVEFVREVVTDDVPAPADVVVTTSGGAPLDATFYQAVKGVTAASPVVKRGGTIILAAECREGLGSPHFAALCKQTDDGEAFLRRILETDYFVPDQWQLQKFAQAMRNAEVLVVSPTLTAPDNRCPLIKAFGTVEEALEAALRRHGSQAQIAVIPEGPYVLPRLRSAAQ; encoded by the coding sequence TTGAAGGGCACTGAGGAGATCAGACTGCATTACGGCAGGGAAGGACTGCTGGCACGCGTTCCGGCCTCCAACCTCATCAAAGTGGCCCGTACAAAGCCGGTGCCTCCACTTGCGGACCCAATTACGGTGCTCAAGGAGGGGCTTGCCAATCCGATATCGGCCGGCTCATTATCGGAACTGAGCAAGGGGAAGAAATCCGCCTGCGTAGTCATTTGTGACGTCACCCGCCCGGTGCCCAACAAGCTCCTTCTGCCGCCCATATTGCAGGCCATCGAAGAGGCCGGGGTGCCGCGGGAAAAGATCACCGTGCTCATCGCCACGGGGACGCACCGTCCGGTAACCGGCGCGGAGCTGAAAGAGCTGGTAGGCGATGCAGTGGCTTGCTCCTATCGGGTGGTAAATCACAATTCGAGCGCAGAGGAGGAGCACGAGTACCTTGGAAGGACAGTTGGGGGGACGGAAATCTGGGTTGACGCCCGTTATGTGCGCAGTGATCTGAAAGTGATCGTCGGCTTTGTGGAACCGCACCTCATGGCGGGGTTCTCCGGAGGGCGAAAACTGATAGTGCCGGGTATAGCTGGCGATCGAACCATGCGGGTGGTCCACGGCGCACGAATGATGGCCCATCCCTTGTGCCGCGAGGGGGTAATCGATGGCAATCCCTTTCACCAGGAGGCGTTGGAGATAGCTCAGAGAGTCGGGGTTGACTTTTCGGTGAATGTGGCGCTGGACGAGGCGAGGCGGCTGACTGGTATCTTCTGCGGAGGCTTGGTGGAAGCCCATGCTGAAGCGGTGGAGTTTGTGAGGGAGGTTGTCACTGATGACGTACCAGCTCCCGCGGACGTCGTAGTGACGACCTCCGGTGGCGCGCCGCTGGACGCGACCTTTTACCAAGCAGTGAAAGGAGTCACCGCCGCGAGCCCAGTGGTAAAGCGTGGAGGGACGATTATTCTTGCGGCGGAGTGTCGCGAAGGCCTCGGAAGCCCTCATTTCGCCGCCCTGTGCAAGCAGACTGACGATGGGGAGGCGTTCCTCCGGCGGATTCTGGAGACCGACTACTTTGTTCCAGATCAGTGGCAGCTGCAGAAATTCGCTCAGGCTATGCGGAATGCGGAGGTGTTGGTAGTGTCGCCTACCCTTACTGCGCCCGACAACCGCTGTCCCCTGATCAAAGCTTTTGGCACCGTAGAGGAGGCCCTCGAGGCGGCGCTTCGTCGCCATGGGAGCCAGGCGCAGATAGCCGTGATCCCGGAAGGTCCCTATGTTCTGCCGCGCCTGCGTAGTGCCGCGCAATGA
- a CDS encoding RNA polymerase sigma factor RpoD/SigA has product MGRISQLQKEDPQLRAYLAEISKIPLLSVEEEVELSERAKRGDDRALQRLVEANLRFVVMVAKEYQDQGLPITDLINEGNLGLMEAARRFDSTRGIKFISYAVWWIRQSILQAIANYGRLVRLPINQVWTRNKVLKASTALEQDLGRDPSIEEIASELKTDSSTLLRNMRLWGRDVSLEDSVSWGDDDIRVVDRLPDKDLPEPDSPLVNESLREEIENALNSLDKREAEVLRLFFGIGQYRPLTLGEIGEVMNLSRERIRQIKDRALRRLRHISRSEKLRPYLG; this is encoded by the coding sequence GTGGGAAGGATAAGCCAACTCCAAAAAGAAGATCCCCAGCTTCGGGCGTACCTTGCTGAAATTAGCAAAATACCGCTACTGTCGGTAGAAGAAGAGGTTGAGCTTTCAGAGAGGGCCAAGCGCGGCGACGATCGTGCCCTGCAGCGCTTGGTGGAGGCAAACCTCCGTTTCGTGGTCATGGTGGCCAAGGAGTACCAGGACCAAGGGTTGCCCATCACCGATCTTATCAATGAGGGTAACCTTGGCCTCATGGAGGCAGCGCGGCGTTTTGACTCCACCCGCGGGATCAAGTTCATCTCCTATGCCGTCTGGTGGATCAGGCAGTCCATTTTGCAGGCCATTGCCAATTACGGCCGCCTGGTACGGCTACCCATCAACCAGGTGTGGACGAGGAACAAAGTTTTGAAAGCCTCAACTGCTCTGGAGCAAGACCTGGGTCGGGACCCCAGCATCGAGGAGATTGCCTCGGAGCTCAAGACCGATTCTTCCACCTTGTTGAGGAACATGCGGTTGTGGGGACGTGACGTGTCCCTGGAGGACAGCGTCAGTTGGGGTGATGACGACATCAGGGTTGTGGACCGATTGCCAGACAAGGACTTGCCGGAGCCGGACTCGCCACTCGTGAACGAGTCGCTGCGGGAAGAGATTGAAAACGCCCTCAACTCGTTGGACAAGAGGGAGGCCGAGGTGTTACGGCTGTTCTTCGGTATCGGTCAGTACCGCCCGCTCACGTTGGGTGAGATTGGCGAGGTTATGAACCTCAGCCGGGAGCGGATTAGGCAGATCAAGGACCGGGCGCTGCGTCGCTTGCGCCATATTTCGCGCAGCGAAAAGCTCCGCCCGTATTTGGGATAA
- the trxA gene encoding thioredoxin yields MADAARPMSLQALLHTSELPVLVDFYAEWCGPCRMMGPVVERIAAEFKGRLLTVKVNVDRKPQVAADYQVTSVPTLMLVRKGDVLMRHSGALPYEVLKSEIERHIA; encoded by the coding sequence ATGGCTGATGCGGCGCGTCCCATGTCTTTGCAGGCACTCTTGCACACCTCAGAGTTGCCGGTGCTCGTCGACTTCTATGCAGAATGGTGTGGCCCTTGCCGCATGATGGGCCCGGTGGTGGAGCGTATCGCGGCCGAGTTCAAAGGGAGGCTGCTCACCGTGAAGGTGAACGTGGACAGAAAACCACAGGTGGCGGCCGACTACCAGGTGACCAGCGTTCCCACACTCATGCTCGTTCGTAAGGGGGACGTCCTTATGCGGCACTCCGGGGCACTGCCATACGAGGTCCTGAAGAGCGAAATTGAGCGGCATATTGCCTGA